A window of Chryseobacterium aquaeductus genomic DNA:
ATCAGGAAATTGCTATTCTTTTTGCCGGAGTGATTGGTTCTCTTTGTTTTACCTGGTCAGATACTTTTTGGTTTTCGGCAGTGGAAGGAGAAGTTTATTCTATGGCTTCGCTGTTTATAGCTATTTTGGTTTGGCTGATTACGAAATGGGAAAATGAATACAAAGAATCTGATAATGAAAGATGGATTATCTTGATCTTTTTTATTGTAGGTCTTTCTGTGGGTGTACACATGATGTGTATGCTGGCAATTCCGGCAGTTTGTTTAGTATATTATGCAAGAAATTATGAATTTACCTGGAAGAATTTTCTTTGGGCAAATGTAATCACATTGGTGATTTTAGCCGTTGTATTCAAATTTATATTCCCCACAATCATGTCATTATTCGGAAAGCTTGAGATATTCTTTGTGAATGGCTTAAATCTTCCTTTCCACTCCGGAACGATTGCTGGATTTATTATATTGGTTGCTATTTGCTATTTCATTTTAAAATATGCAAGACAGGCAAAGAAAAATATCTACCAGACAATTGCTTTGTCTGTGGTTTACATGATGATTGGTTTCTCTTGTTGGATGGTAATTCCTATCAGAGCTAATGCTAATCCGCCAATGAACCTGAATGATCCTGATACTGCAATTGGTATGCTTGATTATTACAACAGAGAGCAATATGGTGACTGGCCGACAATCTATGGACAAAACTACACAGCGTTTTTAGACAACAGCGGAATTGAAAAAAATGAAGACGGAAGTTTTAAAACAAATAAAACCGGTGAAGTTTTTGAAAAAGATGAGAAAACCGGAACGTATCGAAAAACAAGTGATCGTTTTAACTATGTTTTCAATAAAGATCATGTAAGTCTAATGCCGAGAATGTTCAGTGAGGATAAAGATGTCATGGCAAATTATATGTCGATGTACGGAGCACCAGATTTTCAGTTTAATTATGCAAACGAAAATATAGCAGATGATCCTCAGGCGAAGGAAATTTTTGATGAATTAAGAGCTAAATATGAAGATAAATCTATTACCGCGGCAGATTATTTAAAGGTAAAACCTTATGAAATAATTACTGTTCAAAGACCTTCTCTTGCTCAGAATATGGATTATTTCATCACCTTCCAAAACGGATATTATTTCATCAGATATCTATTATGGAATTTTGCAGGAAGACAAAATGATCTTGAAGGAAACAGCGAAAACACAAGAGGAAACTGGATTTCCGGTATCTCATTTATTGATAATACGCTGTACGGAAGTCAGGATGCGATGCCTGCAAAATTTAAAAATGAAAGTACTGTTGCTTTCTTCTTTTTACCTTTATTATTAGGAATCTTGGGATGTTATTTCCAGTTTATGAGAGATTTCGGAAGATTCTATGCGATTTTATCATTATTTATATTAACGAGTGTGGGAATTGTTTTCTATACAGGAATGAAACCCTTTGAACCCAGAGAAAGAGATTACGCATTGGTAGGATCTTTCTACGCTTTTGCGATTTGGATAGGTCTCGGAGCCGGAGCAATCTTATGGTATTTGCAGTCTAAAGTAAAATCAAATACTGCCAATATTGGTTTTGGAGTGGTTTTAATGGCTATACCTTTAATGATGGGCTTCCAGAATTACAATGTTCATGACAGAAGCGGTAGATATACAGCTTATGATTATTCATATTCAATGTTAAAATCTTTACCGAAAAATGATATTCTATTTGTTTACGGTGATAATGATACATATCCGGTTTGGGCTATGCAGGAAACTGAGAGATTCCGTGATGATGTGAAGGTTGTCAACTTTACACTTCTTTCAACACCTTGGAATATCGATCAGGTAAAAAGGAAAACATACAACGCCAATGCAATCCCAAGTCAGCTGACTCATGAAGATTACAGAGACGGAGAAAATGATCAGATCTATCTGATGAAAAAAGATGATTGGAAGACCATTTTATCAAATCTTAAAGAATCCGGAGCTCCTGAAAACCTTTTGCAGCCTTTCGAAAAGTATATGGTGCAGGATTCTATGACTTTAAAAGATGCGGTAAATTTCCTCAAAATAAAATCTCCTGAAAAAGACGAAGTTTTAAAAATGATCTTCGGTGAAGCCCGCTATGAAAAATATAATTTCCTTCCGGTAAATAAGTTTATTTTACCGGTAAACAAAGCAAATGCTGTAAAATCGGGAATTATCAATGCATCAGATTTACCAAACGCTGTTGATCAGATTATGATCACTTACAAATCGGGAACTTTATACAAGAATAATCTGATGATGTTCGATATTCTGGCAAATTTCGATTGGAAACGCCCGATCAATTTCTCATCAGGTGGCGTTTATGATAGTGAAAATATTTTCTTTTTAGATGAATATCTTCAATTTGATGGTTTCAGTTACAGATTGGTTCCTATTCATACACCAAGAAGCAGCGATGGTGAAATGGGAAGAGTAGATCCTAACTCATTATATAATGTTGTTAAAAACTTCAAGTGGGGTAATTTTAAAGATTTGAATGTACACTTCGACGAAACTGCAACCTCTAACATTATCAGCTACAGAGGTTCTGCAAGCAGAGCAGCAGCAGCTTTAGCATTATCCGGCCAGAAAGGTAAGGCTTTGGAAATCTTAGATTTAGCTTCAAAAGAAATTCCCGCAGAAAAATACAATGATCCGCGTTCTCTGAGTTCAATGGTTTACGGTTACATCGTTGCGGGACAAGAGCAAAAAGCTTTACAGTTAGCTGAAATTTTGAAGAAAGGTATTTTCAATGAATATGATTATTATTTAACTTTAAGCAAATCTGAACAAGTTTTTGCCGGAAGACAGATGAGATCAAAACCAATGGAATATTCGCTTGTAGTAACTGCCGTAACGGATGCTTACAAAAAGATCGGACAAAATGAAAAAGCGTACGCTTATTTGGTAAAATCAATCGAACCTATTGATAAGAAATTCAATATTTTTGTGAAAGATCTTCAGCAAATGGGTAAAGAAAAAGCGATGAAAGAATCTGAAAAAGTACAAACGATAACGCCTTTCTATCAATATTTATTTGATGTGATGGAACCTTTTGATTCTACTTATTCGAAAGAAAAAGAAGATCAGATTACCAATGCGATCATCAAGGCAACACAGTAAAAATTAATATATCCAATATTTCAAAACGGGACTTCGGTTCCGTTTTTTTATTGTTGATAGTCAAGAATATTAGAATTATATTTGTACATCAATAAAACGCAATGTCCGAAAACAATAACAAGAATCTTCCGTTATATGCTGTAATCTTTGCAGCGATTGCAAAACTTTATTTTCTGCTGACGCATCATATTCAGGAAGATGCTTTTATCACCTGGCGAGTTGCTCAGAATCTGCTGGATTATGGAGTGATTGGTTTCAATGGTGATACCAAAATTTCTGCTTCTACAACACATTTATATGTTTTTGTTTCTTACTTTTTTAATTTGATTTTTGGAAAAGAAAACTTCATCGAACCACTTTTGATTCTGAATACCGTTCTCTTTACAATTGGGAGTTTATTTCTCGCTCATTTATTATTAAAAAATCCTTGGCATAAAGCAATTTTCATCTTCTTATTTGGTTTTTTGCCACCTTCAATAAAAATTTCAGTTCTTGGAATGGAATACGGAATTTTGTTTTTTCTTGAAATGGCTTTGCTTTATTATGGTTTTAAAAAAGAAAAGAAATGGGTTTTGATTATTTTTCCTGTTCTGATTTTATTTACAAGAATTGACACTGTTATTTTCTTGGGAATCGTATTTCTGGTAGATGTTTTCTGGAATAAAAAAGTAAAATGGAGTTATGTTTTGGGTGGAATTTTCGGTATTTCCGCAGCTTTAGCTTTTAACTGGTTTTATTTTGGTGAAATTGTCAATAATACGATTGTTGCTAAAAAATTGGCATACGATCGAATCTATACTTTACATCAGGATCTAGAATATTTCAGATTAAATTATGGCAACTTATGGGGAATGCTGAAGATGCCAGGAGAATTTAATCCGTTCACAATTGTAATTGCTCTTTTTGAATTGTTATGCTTCATTTTCTTAATCAGACAACGAGAAAAAAGAAATTATTTCCTGTGGATTATTTTCCTTTTTGCGTGGACGAAACAGATCATTTTTCTTTCCCAAAAAAGCCTTTTTGATTGGTATTATTGGGTTCCGCAGATTTTACTTTTCGTGCCAGTTTTGATATTCGTTTTAGAGCAAAAAGTAAAAAGAAACTGGTGGCTTGCTTCATTGATTATATTCTATATCTTACCAATGCTGGCTTTCCAAACCATACATTCTATTGCTACCGGAAACGGCGAATGGAACTACAGACGCTCCATCGGATTATTTTTGAATATGTACGAGAAAGACAAAAAACAATGGATTTTACTCGAACCCGCTGGATACATTCCTTATTTTTCCGGCTTAAAAACCATTGATGAAGTTGGATTGGTAGATAAACAGATTCAGGAAGAAATCAAAAAAGACAAGCCGAATTATTTGCTGAATACCGTTAAAAAAAGAAAACCTAAATATCTGCTTTCATACAACAACTTATTTGAAGGAAAAAATCGTTTTTATTATCAAACACATTATAAATTGTTGAATGAATTCAGAATAAAAAACCATTTGCAAAGCGATAACAAAATTTTGGAGAAAATCTACAAGCTAAAACCTTCAGGAACTGATTATAATTTGTATGAAAAGATTAAAGATTAAAGATTAAAGATTAAAGATTAAAGATTAAAGATTAAAGATTAAAGATTACTCTAAAACTCCAAAACATGAAATACTGTGCTTTCCT
This region includes:
- a CDS encoding glycosyltransferase family 117 protein, encoding MKNWTFRQWNTLIGWVVFVIAFFTYLSTIEPNFSFWDCGEYISSAVKLEVTHAPGAALFQIVGAVAAMFAFGNGENYSVVINGMSALFSALTILFLFWTITHFVRRLLNKDFEEVTKHQEIAILFAGVIGSLCFTWSDTFWFSAVEGEVYSMASLFIAILVWLITKWENEYKESDNERWIILIFFIVGLSVGVHMMCMLAIPAVCLVYYARNYEFTWKNFLWANVITLVILAVVFKFIFPTIMSLFGKLEIFFVNGLNLPFHSGTIAGFIILVAICYFILKYARQAKKNIYQTIALSVVYMMIGFSCWMVIPIRANANPPMNLNDPDTAIGMLDYYNREQYGDWPTIYGQNYTAFLDNSGIEKNEDGSFKTNKTGEVFEKDEKTGTYRKTSDRFNYVFNKDHVSLMPRMFSEDKDVMANYMSMYGAPDFQFNYANENIADDPQAKEIFDELRAKYEDKSITAADYLKVKPYEIITVQRPSLAQNMDYFITFQNGYYFIRYLLWNFAGRQNDLEGNSENTRGNWISGISFIDNTLYGSQDAMPAKFKNESTVAFFFLPLLLGILGCYFQFMRDFGRFYAILSLFILTSVGIVFYTGMKPFEPRERDYALVGSFYAFAIWIGLGAGAILWYLQSKVKSNTANIGFGVVLMAIPLMMGFQNYNVHDRSGRYTAYDYSYSMLKSLPKNDILFVYGDNDTYPVWAMQETERFRDDVKVVNFTLLSTPWNIDQVKRKTYNANAIPSQLTHEDYRDGENDQIYLMKKDDWKTILSNLKESGAPENLLQPFEKYMVQDSMTLKDAVNFLKIKSPEKDEVLKMIFGEARYEKYNFLPVNKFILPVNKANAVKSGIINASDLPNAVDQIMITYKSGTLYKNNLMMFDILANFDWKRPINFSSGGVYDSENIFFLDEYLQFDGFSYRLVPIHTPRSSDGEMGRVDPNSLYNVVKNFKWGNFKDLNVHFDETATSNIISYRGSASRAAAALALSGQKGKALEILDLASKEIPAEKYNDPRSLSSMVYGYIVAGQEQKALQLAEILKKGIFNEYDYYLTLSKSEQVFAGRQMRSKPMEYSLVVTAVTDAYKKIGQNEKAYAYLVKSIEPIDKKFNIFVKDLQQMGKEKAMKESEKVQTITPFYQYLFDVMEPFDSTYSKEKEDQITNAIIKATQ
- a CDS encoding LTA synthase family protein, which produces MSENNNKNLPLYAVIFAAIAKLYFLLTHHIQEDAFITWRVAQNLLDYGVIGFNGDTKISASTTHLYVFVSYFFNLIFGKENFIEPLLILNTVLFTIGSLFLAHLLLKNPWHKAIFIFLFGFLPPSIKISVLGMEYGILFFLEMALLYYGFKKEKKWVLIIFPVLILFTRIDTVIFLGIVFLVDVFWNKKVKWSYVLGGIFGISAALAFNWFYFGEIVNNTIVAKKLAYDRIYTLHQDLEYFRLNYGNLWGMLKMPGEFNPFTIVIALFELLCFIFLIRQREKRNYFLWIIFLFAWTKQIIFLSQKSLFDWYYWVPQILLFVPVLIFVLEQKVKRNWWLASLIIFYILPMLAFQTIHSIATGNGEWNYRRSIGLFLNMYEKDKKQWILLEPAGYIPYFSGLKTIDEVGLVDKQIQEEIKKDKPNYLLNTVKKRKPKYLLSYNNLFEGKNRFYYQTHYKLLNEFRIKNHLQSDNKILEKIYKLKPSGTDYNLYEKIKD